A genomic segment from Truepera sp. encodes:
- a CDS encoding aldehyde dehydrogenase family protein, with the protein MSVREIFDSMEYGPAPEAQDVARAWLKRHGNRFGHFIGGRFVKPASGETFATHYPADASELAQVAQGDERDVAKAVKIARAAQSAWQGLGGHGRARYLYALARHVQKHARLLAVLESLDNGKPIRETRDLDVPLVARHFYHHAGWAQLLDTEFPDQEAVGVCAQIIPWNFPLLMLAWKVAPALAAGNTVVLKPAEFTPLTALLFAELASEVGLPAGVLNVVTGDGLTGAALVAADGVDKVAFTGSTEVGRSIRKATAGRGMKLSLELGGKSPFIVFDDADLDSAVEGVVDAIWFNQGQVCCAGSRLLVQESVAKRLEAKLIARMETLREGPSLDKGIDIGAIIAPVQLAKIERLVAQGREEGARCYQPSWSAPKDGWYYPPTLFTEVSPAAVIAQEEIFGPVIVSMTFRTPAEAVQLANDTRYGLAASVWTENVNLALDVAPRLKAGVVWVNCTNQFDAAAGFGGYRESGFGREGGREGMFEYLKPKHEAGLPNYAASDLVAPTPAADVTAGLGDERSAFGIDRTPKLYIGGRQKRPDGNYVYPVLSAAGARVGDAPLGNRKDVRDAVEAAVKNGGWTKATAHLRAQVLYYVAENLEVRAPEFEERIRSLTNVNRRAAAREVGKSVERLFSAAAYADKYDGRVHPTPMRNVTLAMNEPYDVMAIVCPDEAPLLAFVSLVAPALAMGNRVVAVPSARWPLLATDLYQVFDTSDVPAGAVNIVTGVRDELAKVLAQHDAVEAMWYAGSAEGSAMVERESAGNLKATWVNHGKQRDWYDDAQASGPMLLRRATRVKNVWVPYGE; encoded by the coding sequence ATGAGCGTCAGGGAGATCTTCGACAGCATGGAGTACGGGCCCGCCCCCGAGGCCCAGGACGTGGCACGTGCCTGGTTGAAGCGCCACGGCAACCGTTTCGGGCACTTCATCGGCGGGCGCTTCGTCAAGCCCGCGTCGGGGGAGACCTTCGCCACGCACTACCCGGCGGACGCCAGCGAACTGGCCCAGGTGGCACAGGGCGACGAGCGCGACGTCGCCAAGGCCGTGAAGATTGCCCGCGCCGCACAGTCCGCCTGGCAGGGCCTCGGTGGCCACGGCCGCGCTCGTTACCTCTACGCCCTGGCCCGCCACGTGCAGAAGCACGCGCGCCTCCTGGCCGTGCTCGAGTCGCTCGACAACGGCAAGCCCATCAGGGAGACGCGCGACCTCGACGTTCCCCTGGTGGCGCGGCACTTCTACCACCACGCCGGCTGGGCGCAGCTCTTGGACACCGAGTTCCCCGACCAGGAGGCCGTGGGCGTGTGCGCCCAGATCATCCCCTGGAACTTCCCGCTGCTCATGCTCGCCTGGAAGGTGGCGCCGGCCCTCGCAGCCGGCAACACGGTCGTGCTGAAGCCGGCCGAGTTCACGCCCCTCACCGCGCTGCTCTTCGCCGAGCTGGCAAGCGAGGTCGGCCTGCCCGCCGGCGTCCTCAACGTGGTCACGGGTGACGGCCTTACGGGCGCGGCGCTGGTGGCGGCCGACGGCGTCGACAAGGTGGCGTTCACCGGCTCCACCGAGGTCGGGCGCAGCATCCGCAAGGCCACGGCCGGCCGCGGCATGAAGCTCTCCCTCGAGCTGGGCGGCAAGTCGCCGTTCATCGTGTTCGACGACGCCGACTTGGACAGTGCCGTGGAGGGCGTGGTCGACGCCATCTGGTTCAACCAGGGTCAGGTCTGCTGCGCCGGCAGCCGCCTACTGGTGCAAGAGAGCGTGGCCAAGCGCCTCGAGGCCAAGCTCATCGCCCGCATGGAGACGCTACGTGAGGGGCCGTCGCTCGACAAGGGCATAGACATCGGCGCCATCATCGCGCCCGTGCAGCTAGCCAAGATCGAGCGCCTGGTGGCGCAGGGCCGGGAGGAGGGTGCGCGCTGTTACCAGCCGAGTTGGAGCGCGCCCAAGGACGGTTGGTACTACCCGCCGACGCTCTTCACCGAGGTCTCACCGGCCGCGGTCATCGCCCAGGAGGAGATCTTCGGGCCCGTGATCGTGAGCATGACCTTCCGCACGCCGGCCGAGGCCGTCCAGCTCGCCAACGACACGCGCTACGGCCTGGCCGCCAGCGTGTGGACCGAGAACGTCAACCTCGCCCTCGACGTGGCGCCCCGCCTCAAGGCGGGCGTCGTATGGGTCAACTGCACCAACCAGTTCGACGCCGCGGCCGGCTTCGGTGGCTACCGCGAGAGCGGCTTCGGCCGTGAGGGCGGCCGCGAGGGCATGTTCGAGTACCTGAAGCCGAAGCACGAGGCGGGCCTGCCCAACTACGCCGCGTCCGACCTGGTAGCCCCCACACCCGCCGCCGACGTGACGGCGGGCCTGGGCGATGAGCGCTCCGCCTTCGGCATCGACCGCACCCCGAAGCTCTACATCGGTGGGCGGCAGAAGCGGCCCGACGGCAACTACGTCTACCCCGTCCTGAGCGCCGCGGGCGCCAGGGTGGGCGACGCCCCGTTGGGTAACCGCAAGGACGTGCGCGACGCCGTCGAGGCCGCCGTGAAGAACGGCGGCTGGACGAAGGCCACCGCTCACCTGCGCGCCCAGGTCCTCTACTACGTGGCCGAGAACCTGGAAGTGCGCGCCCCCGAGTTCGAGGAGCGCATCAGGAGCCTGACGAACGTCAACCGCCGCGCGGCCGCTCGCGAGGTGGGCAAGAGCGTCGAGCGGCTCTTCAGCGCCGCGGCCTACGCCGACAAGTACGACGGCCGCGTGCACCCCACGCCCATGCGCAACGTCACCCTGGCCATGAACGAGCCGTACGACGTGATGGCCATCGTCTGCCCGGACGAGGCCCCGCTCCTGGCTTTCGTCTCGCTGGTGGCACCGGCCCTGGCCATGGGCAACCGGGTGGTGGCGGTGCCCAGCGCGCGCTGGCCGCTCCTCGCCACCGACCTCTACCAGGTGTTCGACACGTCCGACGTCCCCGCGGGTGCCGTCAACATCGTGACGGGCGTGCGCGACGAGCTGGCGAAGGTGCTGGCGCAGCACGACGCGGTGGAGGCCATGTGGTACGCGGGCTCGGCGGAGGGCAGCGCCATGGTCGAGCGCGAGAGCGCCGGCAACCTCAAGGCCACGTGGGTCAACCACGGTAAGCAACGCGACTGGTACGACGACGCCCAGGCGTCCGGGCCCATGCTCCTGCGCCGCGCCACGCGCGTGAAGAACGTGTGGGTGCCCTATGGCGAGTGA
- a CDS encoding D-cysteine desulfhydrase gives MQLSRFPRRHYTDGPTPLERLPRLSAHLGGPNLWIKRDDLLGLAGGGNKTRKLEFLVADALEHGADTLVTTGAVQSNHCRLTLAAAVHEGLSCRLVLEERVPGSYDAHASGNNFLFGLLGVEAVTVVPAGTDLSAAMQQVADEVAALGRRAYVIPGGGSNALGALGYVACAQELMQQSFELGLNVTHLVTASGSGGTHGGVVAGMTGTSAGVPITGISVRAPRAPQEEKILGLARATAELAGSERPPTAADVAVLDDYVGEGYSIPTAGMVEAVKLFARLEGVLLDPVYTGKAAAGLIDLVRRGAFDRHDDVVFLHTGGSPALYAYQDVLAG, from the coding sequence ATGCAACTCTCCCGCTTCCCCCGCCGCCATTACACGGACGGCCCCACGCCGCTCGAACGCCTGCCCCGCCTGAGCGCCCACCTGGGCGGGCCCAACCTGTGGATCAAACGCGACGACCTCCTCGGCCTCGCCGGCGGCGGCAACAAGACCCGCAAGCTGGAATTCTTGGTGGCCGACGCGCTCGAGCACGGCGCCGACACCCTGGTGACGACGGGGGCCGTGCAGTCCAACCACTGCCGCCTGACGCTTGCCGCGGCCGTCCACGAGGGCCTCTCCTGCCGCCTGGTCCTGGAGGAACGGGTGCCGGGCAGCTACGACGCGCACGCCAGCGGCAACAACTTCCTCTTCGGCCTGCTGGGCGTGGAGGCCGTCACGGTCGTGCCCGCGGGCACGGACCTGTCGGCGGCCATGCAGCAGGTAGCCGACGAGGTGGCGGCGCTGGGCCGGAGAGCCTACGTGATCCCCGGCGGCGGCTCCAACGCCCTGGGGGCGCTCGGTTACGTGGCGTGCGCGCAGGAGCTCATGCAGCAATCGTTCGAGTTGGGCCTGAACGTGACGCACCTCGTGACGGCCAGCGGGAGCGGCGGCACTCACGGCGGCGTCGTGGCGGGGATGACGGGCACCAGCGCGGGAGTGCCAATCACCGGCATCAGCGTGCGGGCGCCCAGGGCGCCGCAGGAGGAGAAGATCCTGGGCCTGGCCCGCGCCACCGCCGAACTCGCGGGGTCGGAGCGACCACCCACCGCCGCGGACGTGGCAGTGCTCGACGACTACGTGGGCGAGGGCTACTCGATCCCGACGGCCGGCATGGTCGAGGCCGTCAAGCTCTTCGCGCGCCTGGAGGGCGTGCTCCTCGACCCCGTGTACACGGGCAAGGCGGCCGCGGGCCTCATCGACCTCGTGCGCCGGGGGGCCTTCGACCGCCACGACGATGTCGTCTTCCTGCACACCGGCGGCAGCCCGGCCCTGTACGCCTACCAGGACGTGCTGGCGGGCTGA
- a CDS encoding amino acid racemase, with translation MGRSRPILGILGGLGPAATVDFYAKLVAATPALTDQDHLHVIIDADPGVPNRNEAVAGTGPSPAPQLAAMAVRLEAAGAEALFMVCNAAHAFSDAITSAVSVPLVSIVGETVDATLAAAPGARRVGVLAAAGAQDARLYATAFEARGVGVLEPVGERRNRFMSLLYRVKAGETGAGVREGMLALARELTDAGAEAIVAGCTEVPLVFNADDLSAAGLNVPLVSSTDALVAAAVAIGTGVRPLPLRAPR, from the coding sequence ATGGGGCGATCCAGGCCGATCCTGGGCATCCTCGGCGGGCTCGGGCCGGCGGCGACCGTGGACTTCTACGCCAAGCTCGTCGCGGCGACGCCGGCACTTACCGACCAGGACCACCTCCACGTGATCATCGACGCCGACCCGGGCGTGCCCAACCGCAACGAGGCGGTAGCCGGCACGGGTCCGAGTCCGGCGCCGCAGCTTGCGGCCATGGCCGTGAGGCTGGAGGCGGCCGGCGCCGAGGCGCTGTTCATGGTCTGCAACGCGGCGCATGCTTTCTCGGACGCCATCACCAGCGCGGTCAGCGTGCCCCTCGTGAGCATCGTAGGCGAGACGGTCGACGCGACCCTGGCCGCCGCCCCGGGCGCGCGCAGGGTCGGGGTGCTGGCCGCAGCCGGGGCGCAGGACGCCCGCCTTTACGCCACGGCTTTCGAGGCGCGTGGCGTCGGTGTCCTCGAGCCCGTCGGGGAGCGCCGCAATAGGTTCATGAGCCTGCTCTACCGCGTGAAGGCGGGCGAGACGGGCGCGGGCGTCCGCGAAGGCATGCTGGCGCTGGCGCGCGAGCTGACGGACGCCGGCGCCGAGGCAATCGTGGCGGGCTGCACGGAGGTGCCACTCGTTTTTAACGCCGACGACCTGAGCGCTGCGGGCCTGAACGTGCCGCTCGTGTCGTCGACGGACGCGCTGGTGGCGGCCGCGGTGGCCATCGGGACGGGTGTCAGGCCACTGCCGTTACGCGCGCCTCGTTAA
- the deoC gene encoding deoxyribose-phosphate aldolase: MAISRIEVEPDAGARGSDSVARTFAPLPRNEGMALELDWVEGVRVNRSAVERRSATLTTRRSVKKEWQAAWLLKAVTLIDLTTLAGDDTPGRVRRLCAKALRPVRQDLLDDLGMGNAGITTGAVCVYHDMVPTAVAALRGSGVPVAAVSTGFPAGLSPLETRVEEIRRSVVTGAAEIDIVISRRHALTQDWEALYDELRLFREACGPAHMKAILATGELGTLRTVYRASLVAMMAGADFIKTSTGKEPENATLPVSLTMARAIREYLERTGYHVGFKPAGGLRTAKDALAWLVLMKEELGRRWLEPDLFRIGASSLLADIERQLEHHVTGRYSATYRHPLG, from the coding sequence ATGGCCATCTCACGAATCGAAGTCGAGCCCGATGCGGGCGCCCGTGGGAGCGACTCCGTGGCTAGGACGTTCGCACCGTTGCCGCGCAACGAGGGCATGGCGCTGGAGCTCGACTGGGTTGAGGGCGTGCGGGTCAACCGCAGCGCCGTCGAGCGGCGCTCCGCCACCCTGACCACGCGCCGGAGCGTCAAGAAGGAGTGGCAGGCGGCCTGGCTCTTGAAGGCGGTCACCCTCATCGACCTGACGACGCTGGCCGGCGACGACACGCCGGGCCGCGTGCGGCGGCTGTGCGCCAAGGCCCTGAGGCCCGTCAGGCAAGACCTCCTCGACGACCTCGGCATGGGCAACGCGGGCATCACGACGGGCGCAGTGTGCGTCTATCACGACATGGTGCCCACGGCGGTGGCGGCGCTGCGCGGCAGCGGCGTACCCGTGGCCGCCGTCTCGACCGGGTTCCCCGCCGGCCTCTCGCCCCTGGAGACGCGCGTCGAGGAGATCCGCCGCTCGGTGGTGACCGGCGCAGCCGAGATAGACATAGTCATCTCCCGTCGCCACGCGCTGACCCAGGACTGGGAGGCGCTCTACGACGAGCTCCGCCTCTTCCGAGAGGCTTGTGGCCCCGCGCACATGAAGGCCATCCTGGCAACGGGCGAGCTCGGCACGCTGCGCACCGTGTACCGCGCCAGTCTGGTGGCCATGATGGCCGGCGCCGACTTCATCAAGACCTCCACGGGCAAGGAACCCGAGAACGCCACCCTTCCCGTGAGCCTCACGATGGCCCGCGCCATCCGCGAGTACCTGGAGCGGACCGGCTACCACGTGGGCTTCAAGCCCGCCGGTGGCCTCAGAACGGCCAAGGACGCCCTGGCATGGTTGGTGCTGATGAAGGAGGAGTTGGGCCGGCGCTGGCTCGAGCCCGACCTCTTCCGCATAGGCGCCAGCTCGTTGCTCGCCGACATCGAGCGGCAGCTCGAGCATCACGTGACGGGCCGCTACTCCGCTACCTACCGCCACCCCCTCGGCTGA
- a CDS encoding glycine C-acetyltransferase, which produces MASERQAFLTGLSDQLEELRAEGLYKDERVIVSQQQALIEITEDGARREVLNLCANNYLGLANHPDVIIAAQRGLDERGFGVASVRFICGTQDIHKQLEVRLSAFLGTDDTILYSSCFDANGGLFETLLGSDDAVISDALNHASIIDGVRLSKAKRFRYANNDMADLERQLQAAVAAGARYKLIATDGVFSMDGVIADLEAICDLADEYGALVMVDDSHATGFTGAEGRGSHEARGVMGRVDILTGTLGKALGGASGGYTSGRREIVEWLRQRSRPYLFSNSLAPSVVAASLKVLDMLEDGAHLREKLAGNAAFFRQAMTSAGFRLAGEGHPIIPVMIGDASLAGRMAERMLELGVYVVSFSFPVVPRGEARIRTQMSAAHSRLQLERAVAAFSHVGRELGVI; this is translated from the coding sequence ATGGCGAGTGAGCGGCAGGCCTTCCTCACGGGCCTTAGCGACCAGCTGGAGGAGTTGCGCGCGGAGGGGCTCTACAAGGACGAACGCGTCATCGTGTCGCAGCAGCAGGCCCTCATCGAGATCACCGAGGACGGCGCCAGGCGCGAGGTCCTCAACCTCTGCGCCAACAACTACCTGGGGCTCGCGAACCACCCGGACGTCATAATCGCGGCCCAGCGCGGGCTCGACGAGCGCGGCTTCGGCGTGGCGTCGGTGCGCTTCATCTGCGGCACGCAGGACATCCACAAGCAGCTCGAGGTGCGCCTGAGCGCCTTCCTCGGCACCGACGACACCATCTTGTACTCGTCGTGCTTCGACGCCAACGGCGGCCTCTTCGAGACCCTGCTGGGAAGCGACGACGCCGTCATCTCCGACGCCCTCAACCACGCGAGCATCATCGACGGCGTGCGGCTCTCCAAGGCGAAGCGCTTCCGCTACGCCAACAACGACATGGCCGACCTGGAGCGCCAGTTGCAGGCGGCGGTGGCCGCGGGCGCGCGCTACAAGCTCATCGCCACCGACGGCGTCTTCTCGATGGACGGCGTGATCGCCGACCTGGAGGCCATCTGCGACCTCGCCGACGAGTACGGGGCGCTGGTGATGGTCGACGACAGTCACGCCACCGGCTTCACCGGCGCCGAGGGCCGCGGCTCTCACGAGGCGCGCGGCGTGATGGGCCGGGTCGACATCCTCACCGGCACACTCGGCAAGGCCCTGGGCGGCGCGTCCGGCGGCTACACGAGCGGGCGCCGCGAGATCGTCGAGTGGCTCAGGCAGCGCAGCCGGCCGTACCTGTTCTCGAACTCGCTGGCACCTAGCGTGGTGGCGGCCTCGCTGAAGGTCCTCGACATGCTCGAAGACGGCGCCCACCTGCGGGAGAAGCTGGCGGGCAACGCCGCCTTCTTCAGGCAGGCCATGACGTCGGCGGGCTTCAGGCTGGCCGGCGAGGGCCATCCGATAATCCCGGTCATGATCGGCGACGCGTCACTGGCGGGGCGGATGGCCGAGCGCATGCTGGAGCTGGGCGTCTACGTGGTGAGCTTCTCGTTCCCCGTCGTGCCAAGGGGCGAGGCGCGCATCCGCACCCAGATGTCGGCGGCGCACTCGCGGCTGCAGCTCGAGCGCGCCGTGGCGGCGTTCTCTCATGTGGGAAGAGAGCTCGGGGTCATCTAG